One Methanobacterium sp. genomic region harbors:
- a CDS encoding DUF4013 domain-containing protein: MNITEMFSDSYISYPFSNSKRILGLGLLFCSGVFLIVPAVFAGGYLMRIIENTIEGNYELPPFENWKGMFIDGLKVATVVIFFMLPGLISEFALFVLVKMGYANLNPGLMIGLFMLTSLFYISAYILSITAIPRMAYKNQLRAAFDFKMVFKDIKCIGLKKYALSLTGLSIMAAYLILFAGFLHMIFYSVGAMISLNVYITDFAANLLIYPLIIASQGRFMGLIYLERFQAHD, encoded by the coding sequence ATGAATATAACTGAAATGTTTTCTGATTCGTATATCTCGTATCCTTTTTCTAATTCCAAGAGGATACTGGGATTGGGGCTTTTATTCTGTTCTGGCGTATTTCTGATTGTACCTGCAGTATTTGCAGGTGGGTACCTTATGAGGATAATTGAAAACACAATAGAAGGCAACTATGAACTGCCCCCATTTGAAAACTGGAAAGGTATGTTTATCGATGGCTTGAAAGTCGCTACAGTGGTAATATTTTTCATGTTACCTGGGTTGATTTCTGAATTTGCATTGTTTGTGCTCGTAAAAATGGGATATGCAAATTTGAATCCGGGGCTCATGATCGGACTTTTTATGCTTACATCACTGTTTTATATTTCAGCGTATATCTTAAGTATTACAGCAATACCCCGTATGGCTTATAAAAACCAATTAAGAGCAGCTTTTGATTTTAAAATGGTGTTCAAGGATATAAAATGCATTGGTTTGAAAAAATATGCCCTTTCATTAACAGGGCTTTCAATAATGGCTGCTTATTTAATATTGTTTGCCGGATTTCTCCACATGATATTTTACAGTGTAGGTGCAATGATTTCTCTTAATGTATACATCACTGATTTTGCAGCTAATTTACTGATTTATCCTCTAATTATTGCATCTCAGGGGAGATTTATGGGGTTAATCTATTTAGAAAGGTTCCAAGCGCATGATTAA
- a CDS encoding DNA-3-methyladenine glycosylase, producing MKLERSFYERNTLIVARELLGCVLVHITPEGITKGRIVETEAYMGPEDKGAHSYGGRHTPRMDPLYKTGGFAYIYQLHGYNYCINVVTQKEGIPQAVLIRGLEPAEGLELMAKRRKIDISDSRKSNLKNLTNGPSKLCQAMNINTSINGIDLCGDEIFITNQTGLKSNEDIVAAPRVNIDYAEEYRDKLWRFLLMGNAFVSKGYKSRNFKRM from the coding sequence ATGAAGCTTGAGAGATCATTTTATGAAAGAAACACGTTGATTGTAGCCAGAGAACTCTTAGGCTGTGTTTTAGTACATATAACTCCCGAAGGCATAACTAAAGGTAGAATTGTAGAAACAGAAGCTTATATGGGCCCCGAAGATAAAGGTGCACATTCTTACGGAGGCAGGCATACGCCAAGAATGGACCCGCTGTATAAAACAGGGGGATTTGCCTATATTTACCAGCTGCACGGTTATAATTACTGCATTAATGTAGTAACGCAGAAAGAAGGAATACCTCAAGCAGTGCTTATCAGGGGATTAGAACCTGCGGAAGGTCTGGAATTAATGGCAAAACGACGAAAAATTGATATTTCAGATAGCAGGAAAAGTAATCTTAAAAATCTGACTAATGGTCCCTCAAAGCTCTGCCAGGCCATGAATATCAATACTTCTATTAATGGAATTGATTTATGTGGCGATGAAATTTTTATTACAAATCAAACTGGTTTAAAGAGTAACGAAGATATTGTAGCTGCACCTAGAGTTAATATTGATTATGCTGAGGAATACAGGGATAAATTGTGGAGATTTTTGCTCATGGGAAATGCATTTGTAAGCAAAGGTTATAAAAGCCGAAACTTTAAGAGGATGTAA
- a CDS encoding GAP family protein, with protein sequence MPELNSLIASILPYALGAAVSPVILATILTTVSPTRSPRLASFSYLFGAIIFFLIVAFSGMYIGSGLSAVALGTIHIGAITEVVLGSILIIIALKSIFIREESREGGLIGFVSSLREDKTSSTFIKFFYFGFIAFLASFVTDILVLQAGTLIGLSNPGFALAAETVIILGIITLLVVEIPFIIYLIFASRARKVLTPARNWIVNYGDYFTTTVYLILSFFFLIRGFMFI encoded by the coding sequence ATGCCTGAACTGAACTCCTTAATTGCCAGCATTCTACCCTACGCCCTAGGTGCAGCAGTAAGCCCTGTTATCTTAGCCACAATATTAACTACCGTTTCTCCCACAAGAAGCCCGCGCTTAGCTTCATTCTCCTATTTGTTTGGCGCGATTATATTTTTCCTTATTGTGGCATTTTCAGGCATGTATATTGGCAGTGGCCTTTCTGCTGTAGCCCTGGGTACAATCCACATCGGTGCCATAACTGAAGTTGTTTTAGGCAGTATTCTGATTATTATAGCATTGAAAAGTATTTTTATCCGTGAAGAATCTCGAGAAGGTGGCCTTATCGGATTTGTAAGTTCACTTCGAGAAGATAAGACTTCTTCAACCTTCATAAAATTTTTCTACTTTGGATTCATCGCTTTCCTGGCCAGTTTCGTTACAGATATTCTTGTACTTCAGGCAGGCACTCTTATTGGGCTTTCGAATCCAGGATTTGCACTAGCTGCAGAAACAGTTATTATATTAGGTATTATTACACTTTTAGTGGTTGAAATACCGTTTATTATTTATTTAATATTTGCAAGTAGAGCAAGAAAAGTATTAACTCCTGCCCGTAACTGGATAGTTAATTACGGCGACTATTTTACAACTACAGTATACCTAATTCTGAGCTTTTTCTTCCTTATCAGAGGATTCATGTTTATTTAA
- a CDS encoding flavodoxin domain-containing protein, whose amino-acid sequence MEKKKVAKYVGLGIVLIVLIAFASIGLVMGDVMSYTATGSQTLNPNGTSTGKALVVYDPGITGTAKNVAAVIAGDLQAKGYTVTLAGIKSSNVMNTTGYNVIVIGGPVYAGQPASSLQSYLSDITPPKEAKIGVFTTGSVAANSNNTAFIKKEIALNNTNIYQVADVMKFVDTNTINQKASEFVNGLLGQS is encoded by the coding sequence ATGGAAAAGAAGAAAGTAGCAAAATATGTGGGACTAGGAATAGTTTTAATCGTTTTGATAGCTTTCGCATCTATAGGTCTTGTAATGGGAGATGTTATGAGCTATACAGCAACAGGTTCACAAACTTTAAATCCCAACGGAACCTCAACCGGGAAAGCGTTGGTGGTCTACGATCCAGGAATTACAGGGACAGCGAAAAACGTGGCCGCAGTAATTGCAGGTGATCTACAAGCAAAAGGATATACAGTCACTTTAGCAGGCATTAAAAGTTCAAACGTCATGAATACAACCGGATATAATGTTATTGTTATTGGAGGGCCAGTTTATGCTGGACAACCTGCAAGTTCATTACAATCATATTTATCAGATATAACTCCACCTAAAGAAGCAAAAATTGGTGTATTTACCACAGGATCAGTTGCTGCAAACAGTAATAACACTGCATTCATCAAAAAAGAAATAGCTTTGAATAACACTAATATATACCAGGTAGCAGATGTAATGAAGTTTGTAGATACAAATACCATCAATCAAAAGGCTAGTGAATTTGTAAATGGTTTGCTAGGACAGAGCTGA
- a CDS encoding DUF998 domain-containing protein, protein MSKNETKSILYQKTAGLLMVISGIQFMLLVSIAETLYPGYNTAKYDLSSLADLPIHEPSSTIFNVTVFVAGLLVFIAAYFIYKRYHGKIFPVLLGLLGIGAIGVGIFPGYTGNVHVIFAMTSFLFGSLAMLASFTILRDSLLKYVLIVLGAVAFIDILLVIILQDMSPFMVFGTGGTERLIVYPVILGVIALGGYLTGSIHQES, encoded by the coding sequence ATGTCTAAAAATGAAACTAAATCTATCCTTTATCAAAAAACAGCCGGTTTATTAATGGTTATCAGTGGTATTCAATTCATGTTACTTGTAAGTATTGCTGAAACATTGTATCCCGGCTATAATACAGCGAAATATGATCTGAGTTCCCTGGCAGATCTGCCAATACATGAACCTTCATCAACTATTTTCAATGTAACTGTATTTGTAGCAGGTTTACTGGTTTTTATAGCTGCTTACTTTATATATAAACGATACCACGGCAAAATTTTCCCAGTACTTTTAGGCCTTCTTGGAATTGGAGCCATTGGAGTAGGCATATTTCCAGGATACACTGGAAATGTTCATGTTATTTTTGCAATGACATCCTTTCTCTTTGGAAGTTTAGCAATGCTGGCTTCTTTCACTATTTTACGGGATTCACTGCTTAAATATGTTCTTATAGTGCTTGGTGCAGTTGCATTTATTGATATTCTGCTTGTAATTATCCTGCAGGACATGAGCCCTTTTATGGTATTTGGTACAGGGGGAACTGAAAGACTTATTGTTTATCCAGTTATCCTTGGAGTAATTGCTCTAGGAGGCTATCTTACAGGATCAATACATCAAGAAAGTTAA
- a CDS encoding flavodoxin domain-containing protein, which translates to MKVLLIYGTRYGTAAEIAEEIRKVIEREGIEVDLVDSKGIKNYDIPPYDMVIMGSGIKIGKWTKGSLKFMEDNKSALSDKKVALFVTCGAANMEETITEGQEKYLDEVALKYLSGEPVATGLFGSVYDPNASHGLMYKLATKFIIKKGLDKQEIDTSKRIDYRDWDEIRGWALNLANMLK; encoded by the coding sequence ATGAAAGTGTTACTCATTTATGGGACAAGATACGGCACAGCCGCCGAAATTGCAGAAGAAATAAGAAAAGTTATAGAAAGGGAAGGTATTGAAGTTGATTTAGTAGATTCTAAGGGCATTAAAAACTACGATATTCCACCTTATGACATGGTAATTATGGGAAGTGGGATCAAAATAGGCAAATGGACCAAAGGATCGCTTAAATTCATGGAAGATAATAAATCTGCCCTTTCAGATAAAAAGGTGGCACTTTTTGTCACATGCGGTGCCGCCAACATGGAAGAAACCATAACAGAAGGACAGGAAAAATACCTGGATGAAGTGGCTCTAAAATATTTATCGGGTGAACCTGTAGCTACAGGACTTTTTGGAAGCGTATACGACCCAAATGCCAGCCACGGTTTAATGTATAAATTAGCCACCAAGTTCATTATCAAAAAAGGACTGGATAAACAGGAGATAGATACTAGTAAACGTATCGATTACCGAGATTGGGACGAAATAAGGGGATGGGCACTTAATCTAGCAAATATGTTAAAGTAG
- the speB gene encoding agmatinase has translation MNPKEIENKFPYSGIPTFYKLQHTTNLKNVDVALIGIPFDQGTTNRSGTRFGPRAVRIASQNYGIYMHSDEGAYDLEQKKHILHGVTLIDYGDVPILPTSTATNMKMIYDTFKKIIESNVFPVCFGGDHSITFPILEAFDVDFDIVHFDTHLDFTDNVSNVKFSHASPIKRASGLKTVNNITQIGIRGFTDRKANYDEAKKYNSKIITASNVFKNGIQWTLGEIPETENIYVTLDIDALDISAVPGTGTPEPGGLSYLQMREILQNLPGKGNIIGFDVVEVNPLYDAGNITSQVASRLALDFLGAIF, from the coding sequence ATGAATCCCAAAGAAATTGAAAATAAATTCCCATATTCAGGAATTCCAACATTCTACAAACTCCAGCACACAACTAACTTAAAAAACGTGGATGTGGCTCTAATTGGAATCCCATTTGACCAGGGCACTACAAATCGATCTGGAACGCGCTTTGGACCTCGTGCAGTCCGTATTGCATCCCAAAATTATGGAATTTACATGCATTCTGATGAAGGTGCCTATGATCTAGAGCAAAAAAAGCATATCCTCCATGGTGTAACTCTCATAGATTATGGAGATGTACCTATCCTACCTACATCCACAGCCACCAATATGAAGATGATCTACGATACCTTCAAAAAAATTATAGAAAGCAATGTTTTTCCTGTATGTTTTGGTGGTGATCATTCAATTACTTTTCCAATTCTTGAAGCATTCGATGTCGACTTTGACATAGTTCATTTTGATACTCACCTCGATTTTACAGACAATGTATCAAATGTTAAATTTTCCCATGCAAGCCCAATTAAACGCGCATCTGGCCTTAAGACAGTTAATAATATCACACAAATTGGGATTCGTGGATTTACCGATAGAAAAGCAAATTATGACGAAGCCAAAAAATACAACTCCAAAATTATAACTGCTTCCAATGTCTTTAAAAATGGAATCCAATGGACACTTGGAGAAATACCTGAAACCGAAAATATCTATGTAACCCTTGATATTGACGCCCTTGATATCTCTGCAGTGCCTGGAACAGGTACTCCAGAGCCAGGAGGTTTAAGTTACCTGCAAATGAGAGAAATACTACAAAATTTACCGGGTAAAGGTAACATAATTGGTTTTGATGTTGTTGAAGTTAACCCTCTCTATGATGCAGGGAATATAACATCACAGGTCGCTTCTCGGCTAGCATTGGACTTTTTAGGGGCAATTTTCTAA
- a CDS encoding RDD family protein, producing MYCPKCGKESTEDDNFCISCGEELSSYKNMENLHNINVKSNPDYGNKISKGDMSHSHSRKPVENSEIQLASLGSRIAAYIIDTVLVFVLVVLVLSVLAMYFTDDSYNLLAYLVYALVFFGYFILLEGPLGKGRTIGKRTLKLRVVKKDQSMIGYGASFGRNILRLIDGLFFYIIGMILISDSDLNQRLGDRAADTIVIKENDYENKSRPPTSLGYS from the coding sequence ATGTATTGTCCAAAATGCGGAAAAGAGAGTACGGAAGATGATAATTTTTGTATTTCTTGCGGTGAAGAATTGAGCTCGTATAAAAATATGGAAAATTTACACAATATTAATGTGAAATCAAACCCTGATTATGGAAACAAAATTAGTAAAGGGGATATGAGTCATAGTCACTCTAGAAAACCTGTTGAAAATAGTGAAATTCAACTGGCAAGCTTAGGAAGTAGAATCGCCGCTTATATAATTGATACAGTACTTGTATTCGTATTGGTTGTACTTGTTTTAAGCGTATTAGCCATGTATTTTACAGATGATTCGTATAACTTACTTGCATATTTAGTGTATGCACTTGTCTTTTTTGGATATTTTATTTTATTAGAAGGGCCTTTAGGCAAAGGGAGGACTATTGGAAAAAGAACGCTTAAACTAAGAGTTGTAAAAAAAGATCAGAGCATGATTGGTTATGGTGCAAGTTTTGGAAGAAATATTTTAAGATTAATAGATGGGCTTTTCTTTTACATTATAGGAATGATTCTCATATCTGACAGTGATTTAAATCAGAGATTAGGGGATAGGGCAGCAGATACTATTGTAATAAAAGAAAATGATTATGAGAATAAATCCAGACCACCAACTAGTTTGGGATATAGTTGA
- a CDS encoding DNA glycosylase: MKTRFKIEAHEFKGPFDIELTIGSGQTSQPAWEKKGKYFQELISVKNKPCLVKISHAPNTDDPIDIIAESKEEIEKEYIKAKIMEIFGLNDDLPKLYDFLRSDPKLEPTIDFCKGLRLFKADNIFESVVCSITSAHNSIRQWNKAINLLKEKFGDEYKFSSGTFYSFPSPQILANAPEHEFDEETCNPELLKTRTSWKDLRSCRVGYRSKYIIKASEMVQNEINLHEISKMNYENAFDTILKIPGVGPKVGDCILLYGYGFGKAFPVDIWISRIVAKLYFDGKNVSNPKMRKFGIERFGNYAGYTQLYLFHYARKSGLMKTLKK, translated from the coding sequence ATGAAAACCAGATTTAAAATAGAAGCCCATGAATTTAAAGGTCCATTTGATATTGAACTTACTATTGGAAGCGGCCAAACTTCCCAGCCCGCCTGGGAAAAGAAGGGAAAATATTTTCAAGAATTAATATCTGTAAAAAATAAGCCTTGTCTTGTAAAAATATCCCATGCTCCTAATACTGATGATCCCATTGACATAATAGCTGAATCTAAAGAAGAAATAGAAAAAGAATACATTAAAGCTAAAATAATGGAAATTTTTGGGTTAAACGATGATCTCCCCAAATTATACGATTTTTTAAGGAGTGACCCCAAACTGGAACCTACAATCGATTTTTGTAAAGGATTAAGGCTATTTAAAGCGGATAATATATTTGAATCAGTTGTATGCTCCATAACATCTGCCCATAACTCCATAAGGCAGTGGAACAAAGCTATAAACCTATTAAAGGAAAAATTTGGAGATGAATACAAATTCTCATCAGGTACATTCTACTCTTTTCCTAGCCCCCAAATACTTGCAAATGCCCCAGAACATGAATTTGATGAAGAAACATGTAATCCAGAACTGCTTAAAACACGGACATCATGGAAAGACCTTAGAAGCTGCCGTGTAGGTTACAGATCAAAATATATAATTAAAGCATCTGAAATGGTTCAAAATGAAATAAATCTACATGAAATTAGCAAAATGAATTATGAAAATGCCTTCGACACGATACTCAAAATTCCAGGAGTGGGACCAAAGGTAGGTGACTGTATTCTTCTTTATGGCTATGGATTTGGAAAAGCATTTCCAGTAGATATATGGATAAGTAGAATCGTTGCCAAGCTTTATTTTGACGGGAAAAATGTAAGTAATCCTAAAATGAGGAAATTTGGTATAGAACGATTTGGAAATTATGCAGGTTATACTCAGCTGTATCTATTCCATTATGCACGAAAATCTGGGCTTATGAAAACCTTGAAAAAATAG
- a CDS encoding lipocalin-like domain-containing protein, translated as MESYDLIDKLDGETKDNIARILWMQEFNAEEIPEGIIKRLISEKNSNESFGERMQYLLEERLKRPDSFTPSYKNVYKTLIKHSKSLSPHQAYAMTFFLGMDSSKGYNPIPANADFKIPRDDAPQWDYQLGWHFIVGSCVGENGKEYGVQFMFWQYALLPVDIAKHFGLSDIENQVIELHIAVSEAGGEHYRSKPIVVAGTTGLVDFSNNPFNYTLGKNEIKSLNEDSTFPMQIKGKGFDLNPDSPSEIEVDITLTQTKEYLLQGKEGCDPCCGGVGTLYYSVPNIRVDPDRSVLRINGDEISLKSGKFWYDHQWCNGMLPAGSPRVKVLRAANNMNKKAAGGWDWFMAQFKGDRELTMASIHSHEMMQFLNQTGPNSPGTMDVEASGKYVDEKNNSKNVKGRLKITEWIKSDKSQDTDLYPITNVWYPQKWEFSFGEDVPEDMRDFVMVPIVSGGQSGFFANGLHYSEGAVYLKDPEGHSIGRGFAESTGYADPILNRLKLAGLPATEEMRDKLEIPEPSSFLKLISSLYILWPSNKSKLKKLLTNCVDTL; from the coding sequence ATGGAAAGCTATGATTTAATTGATAAATTAGATGGTGAAACTAAAGATAATATAGCCCGGATTCTATGGATGCAGGAATTTAATGCCGAAGAGATCCCTGAAGGAATAATTAAAAGATTGATAAGTGAAAAAAATAGTAATGAAAGTTTTGGAGAGAGAATGCAGTATTTGTTAGAAGAGAGATTAAAACGCCCCGATTCATTCACTCCGAGCTACAAAAATGTTTATAAAACTTTAATTAAGCATTCTAAATCACTTTCACCCCATCAAGCATATGCGATGACATTTTTTTTAGGTATGGACAGTTCTAAGGGTTATAATCCAATACCTGCAAATGCTGATTTTAAAATTCCTCGCGATGATGCTCCTCAATGGGATTATCAATTAGGCTGGCATTTTATTGTAGGAAGCTGTGTTGGCGAGAATGGGAAAGAATACGGTGTTCAATTTATGTTCTGGCAATACGCATTACTTCCTGTAGATATAGCAAAGCATTTTGGACTTTCTGATATTGAAAATCAGGTTATTGAATTACACATTGCTGTAAGTGAAGCTGGAGGAGAACATTACCGTTCTAAACCTATTGTAGTTGCAGGCACAACTGGATTAGTAGATTTCTCAAATAATCCATTTAATTATACGTTGGGTAAGAATGAAATAAAGTCATTAAATGAAGACAGCACATTCCCCATGCAAATAAAGGGAAAAGGCTTTGATTTAAATCCAGATTCGCCATCCGAAATTGAAGTGGATATTACACTCACACAGACCAAAGAATATTTACTTCAGGGTAAAGAGGGATGTGATCCCTGCTGTGGAGGAGTTGGAACGCTTTATTATTCTGTACCTAACATTAGAGTTGATCCAGATAGAAGTGTTTTGAGAATCAACGGAGATGAGATTTCCCTGAAAAGCGGCAAGTTCTGGTATGACCATCAATGGTGTAATGGAATGCTCCCGGCAGGCAGCCCCCGAGTAAAAGTTTTAAGGGCGGCTAATAATATGAACAAAAAAGCTGCAGGAGGATGGGATTGGTTCATGGCCCAATTTAAGGGAGATAGAGAGTTAACAATGGCATCTATCCATTCACATGAAATGATGCAGTTTCTTAATCAAACTGGGCCAAATTCCCCTGGAACAATGGATGTTGAGGCATCAGGAAAATATGTAGATGAGAAAAATAACTCTAAAAATGTTAAAGGCAGATTAAAGATAACTGAATGGATAAAAAGTGATAAATCACAGGATACAGATTTATATCCTATCACAAATGTATGGTATCCTCAAAAATGGGAATTTAGCTTTGGTGAAGATGTTCCAGAAGATATGAGGGATTTTGTCATGGTCCCAATTGTCAGCGGAGGCCAATCTGGATTCTTTGCAAATGGATTACATTATTCAGAAGGTGCAGTATATTTAAAAGATCCAGAGGGACATTCAATTGGCAGAGGTTTTGCAGAATCAACTGGTTATGCGGATCCTATATTAAACAGGCTCAAATTAGCTGGACTTCCAGCAACAGAGGAAATGCGGGATAAACTTGAAATACCTGAACCTTCATCATTTTTAAAGCTAATTAGTTCTTTATATATTTTATGGCCTTCAAATAAGTCTAAATTAAAGAAATTACTTACCAATTGTGTGGATACTTTGTAA
- a CDS encoding GAF domain-containing protein, whose protein sequence is MRGKGNSKRLNKSNKVKKTLTELIESYTYDEDIDHIKDILNALLSFSLKEISDIILEEAVKLTESKYCYVAYVDPENKDSVGISFTKMTHECDMYEEIGEARFPVRKDGTYGGLLGYSLDTGKSFYTQDVTGHEAAHGIPEGHTPVKQFLSVPVFSTGAITGQIVIGNPKKDYTDKDLEMIEKIAVFYGTVLEKL, encoded by the coding sequence ATGAGGGGAAAAGGAAACTCAAAACGCTTGAATAAATCTAATAAAGTCAAGAAAACCTTGACTGAACTTATTGAATCATATACTTATGATGAAGACATAGACCACATAAAAGATATTTTAAATGCCCTTTTATCCTTTTCTCTTAAAGAAATTTCAGATATCATATTAGAAGAGGCAGTTAAATTAACTGAAAGCAAATACTGTTATGTAGCCTATGTAGATCCTGAAAATAAAGATAGTGTAGGTATTTCATTCACTAAAATGACACATGAATGCGATATGTACGAAGAAATTGGTGAAGCAAGGTTTCCAGTAAGAAAAGATGGGACCTACGGCGGACTTCTGGGATATTCACTGGATACAGGGAAATCATTTTACACCCAAGATGTTACTGGTCATGAAGCTGCGCATGGAATTCCAGAAGGGCATACTCCTGTAAAACAGTTTTTATCTGTTCCTGTATTTTCAACAGGCGCAATTACCGGCCAAATTGTCATCGGCAATCCTAAAAAGGATTATACAGATAAAGATCTGGAAATGATTGAAAAAATAGCTGTTTTTTACGGTACAGTTCTTGAAAAATTATAA
- a CDS encoding PDGLE domain-containing protein — protein sequence MSPKDKKLVLGGLVICIIIAVLAPFIASSNPDGLEKTAEDVSTTEESGIYEAPMPDYTIPFLGEDNPYGGIVALIVGVLITLGLGYIAAIFLRNRNPPEALR from the coding sequence ATGAGTCCTAAAGACAAAAAATTAGTCCTGGGAGGATTAGTAATCTGCATAATAATTGCTGTTTTAGCGCCATTTATAGCTTCAAGCAATCCTGATGGACTTGAAAAGACTGCAGAAGACGTATCTACGACTGAAGAGTCAGGAATTTATGAGGCACCAATGCCAGATTATACTATACCATTTTTAGGTGAAGATAATCCTTATGGTGGAATAGTGGCATTGATTGTAGGTGTTCTAATAACTTTAGGACTTGGATACATCGCAGCAATCTTCTTAAGAAATAGAAACCCACCTGAAGCATTAAGATAA
- the cbiM gene encoding cobalt transporter CbiM — MHIPNGFIPLWQCAIYFVILIVALYFSQKWARKNLDEKSVPLMAVLAAGIFAIMSMNIPIAFGTSGHMVGGALVALVFCAPEAAVIVFTLVLLVQGLFFGDGGLTVIGANVLNMGIIGGFVGLFTFKALRKSIGKIAAIAVASWLSIFLAAEAVAVEMWLAGTFPLVPGLEMMGIYHALIGIIEAVLTVVVIMGLESVRPDLLAWNRKKNVEEVKSESMEAAAK, encoded by the coding sequence ATGCATATACCAAATGGATTTATACCTTTGTGGCAGTGTGCCATTTATTTTGTTATTCTTATTGTGGCATTATACTTCTCACAGAAATGGGCCAGAAAGAACCTTGATGAAAAGTCGGTTCCTTTAATGGCAGTTTTAGCTGCGGGTATATTTGCTATAATGTCCATGAATATTCCTATAGCATTTGGAACGAGCGGGCATATGGTAGGAGGAGCATTAGTCGCACTTGTATTTTGTGCTCCAGAGGCCGCGGTTATAGTGTTCACGTTAGTACTACTTGTTCAAGGTTTATTCTTCGGAGATGGAGGATTAACAGTAATAGGTGCTAATGTACTTAACATGGGAATTATAGGTGGTTTCGTGGGACTTTTCACATTTAAAGCCCTAAGAAAATCAATAGGAAAAATAGCAGCCATAGCTGTAGCATCATGGTTATCTATTTTCTTGGCAGCAGAAGCTGTTGCAGTAGAAATGTGGCTTGCCGGAACATTCCCACTTGTACCTGGACTTGAAATGATGGGAATATACCATGCGCTAATAGGAATCATCGAAGCAGTTTTAACAGTAGTAGTAATCATGGGACTTGAAAGTGTAAGACCTGATTTACTTGCATGGAACCGAAAAAAGAATGTTGAAGAAGTTAAATCTGAATCTATGGAGGCTGCAGCAAAATGA
- a CDS encoding DUF2149 domain-containing protein: protein MLRKNRRRLLNTSEEDPMAGTSNLVDAMLVLSVGFLIFLVVSWNMQSVVFSDSTPEEKKQTMEAMKKAAEIQQGKQLNSTPQSQSGQGKGYVQMGTVYKDPSSGKLIMVEG, encoded by the coding sequence ATGCTTCGAAAAAACCGGCGCAGATTACTTAACACCTCTGAAGAAGACCCAATGGCAGGCACCTCTAATTTAGTAGATGCAATGCTTGTTTTATCCGTGGGGTTCCTTATATTTCTGGTCGTGTCATGGAACATGCAGAGTGTTGTTTTCAGTGATTCAACCCCAGAAGAGAAAAAACAGACCATGGAGGCCATGAAGAAAGCCGCTGAAATTCAACAGGGTAAACAACTCAACAGTACACCACAAAGCCAATCAGGACAAGGAAAGGGTTACGTTCAAATGGGAACGGTATATAAGGACCCTAGCAGCGGTAAATTGATTATGGTTGAGGGTTGA